In one Roseburia intestinalis L1-82 genomic region, the following are encoded:
- a CDS encoding endo-1,4-beta-xylanase yields MKAGKVRKKVLALLLAGTAILGLTGGGTMQVEAAGQENAYVDTSSYEQLYKLYEDYFKLGIACQAMDHWNDPTAEIGNQEKEELINRMFNSMTFGNELKPAYNFDASSENLFKVDFAAEEMLEWAKENNMKVRGHVLVWHSQVDPSIFAIDYQAYADGKLTKSDTAKLDEECLVDREELLARLKRYIYGVLEYTYKNGYADVIYAWDVVNEAADENQYDGLRRSYWYQIIGPDYLYYAFLYAREAETLYAKQYASLYGLDADTDDLSSIQPKLFYNDYNEWFGSRSDAIIHFLTEEPWNENHEKVKSSVINPDGDGTIYGDGLLDGIGMQGHLDDTQNIEQYMIALEKYNAAVPELHITELDIGRTGTDANANYYQAKFYYEFFSRLIEEVKKGVNLTSVTLWGLTDDASWRRDSNPLLFNADLSKKPAFEAMVMAAKGEEFSMTPEKIAVEAKDMLVTFEPFKEDGKTKTVTPQDIGAVSRGSGHQSVITVVNEENHTEDAAIGFSLRVRRNENDASMKMDVSSYIGKTIKITAFVKTQDKKIRMGLDGAESKLLVEEKSLGDWTELSTVCEISEELNSAYLFFETDGNADFYLDDISITCQDTDIIEQEQKEMSLWEKIVKFFENLFHSDK; encoded by the coding sequence ATGAAGGCTGGAAAAGTAAGAAAAAAAGTGCTGGCATTATTGCTGGCGGGAACGGCTATATTGGGATTGACAGGAGGGGGAACAATGCAGGTGGAAGCAGCTGGGCAGGAAAATGCCTATGTGGATACAAGCAGTTATGAACAGCTTTATAAGCTTTATGAAGACTATTTCAAATTAGGTATAGCCTGTCAGGCAATGGATCATTGGAATGATCCGACTGCGGAAATTGGAAATCAGGAAAAAGAAGAGCTGATAAACAGAATGTTTAACAGCATGACATTTGGAAATGAATTGAAACCGGCATATAATTTTGATGCTTCGTCTGAAAACTTATTTAAGGTCGATTTTGCAGCTGAAGAAATGCTTGAGTGGGCAAAGGAAAATAATATGAAGGTCAGAGGACATGTATTGGTATGGCATAGTCAGGTGGATCCTTCTATTTTTGCAATTGATTATCAGGCATACGCAGACGGTAAACTGACAAAATCGGATACGGCAAAGCTGGATGAAGAATGTCTGGTGGATAGAGAAGAACTTCTGGCTCGTTTAAAGCGGTATATCTATGGTGTATTGGAGTATACTTACAAGAATGGTTATGCAGATGTTATTTATGCATGGGATGTAGTAAATGAAGCGGCCGACGAGAATCAGTATGATGGTTTGCGGCGCAGCTATTGGTATCAGATTATTGGACCGGACTATCTGTATTATGCTTTTTTATATGCGAGAGAAGCAGAGACATTGTATGCAAAGCAGTATGCATCACTTTATGGATTGGATGCGGATACAGATGATCTTTCTTCCATTCAGCCAAAACTGTTTTATAACGATTATAATGAGTGGTTTGGAAGCCGTAGCGATGCAATTATTCATTTTTTGACAGAAGAGCCATGGAATGAAAACCATGAAAAAGTAAAGAGTTCTGTAATTAATCCAGACGGAGATGGTACGATTTATGGAGATGGTTTACTTGACGGGATTGGTATGCAGGGTCATCTTGATGACACACAGAATATTGAGCAGTATATGATTGCATTAGAAAAATATAATGCGGCAGTACCGGAGCTTCATATTACAGAATTGGATATTGGACGTACCGGAACAGATGCAAATGCAAATTATTATCAGGCAAAATTTTATTATGAATTTTTCTCACGTTTAATTGAAGAAGTAAAAAAGGGAGTGAATCTTACCTCTGTGACATTATGGGGATTAACAGATGATGCATCATGGAGAAGAGATTCGAATCCATTGCTTTTCAATGCAGATTTGTCCAAAAAACCGGCATTTGAGGCAATGGTAATGGCTGCAAAAGGAGAAGAGTTCTCTATGACACCTGAAAAGATTGCTGTTGAAGCAAAAGATATGCTTGTCACTTTTGAACCATTTAAGGAAGATGGAAAAACAAAAACTGTAACACCACAGGACATCGGTGCAGTCAGTCGTGGAAGCGGTCATCAGTCAGTGATTACAGTTGTAAATGAAGAAAATCATACAGAGGATGCAGCAATTGGTTTCTCACTTCGCGTCAGAAGAAATGAGAATGATGCATCAATGAAAATGGATGTGTCTTCCTATATCGGTAAAACAATAAAAATTACTGCATTTGTTAAGACACAAGATAAGAAAATTCGTATGGGATTAGATGGGGCAGAGTCAAAATTACTTGTAGAAGAGAAGTCATTGGGTGATTGGACAGAATTATCTACTGTTTGTGAGATTTCAGAGGAGTTAAATTCTGCCTATTTATTTTTTGAAACAGATGGTAATGCAGACTTTTATCTGGATGATATTTCTATCACATGTCAGGATACAGATATTATAGAACAGGAACAAAAAGAAATGAGTCTGTGGGAAAAAATAGTAAAATTCTTTGAAAATTTATTTCATTCTGATAAATAG